The genomic segment CCTACTTTTTGGATTTGGCGATACCAAGCCTGAGTTAAGTGGAATCTACACCCAATAATTTGAGTTTGTGGCCAAATGTCATAAACTGCGTTAATTATAGCTTTTTCAAAGTCTATTGTTACATACTGCGGCAATAATGTTACTCCTAAAGAAGTGCATTTCTGTAATATCAAGCGAAATGTACCATGTTTCGGTATTGTAGTAAACCGACATAGTCACTTTACTAGTACATAgtcattttactattaattatagttaacacATAGTAAAGTGATATATTGACTTGTTGTTTACGCATGTAGAAATATGGGATAGGTAAACCAGTTTTCAATTCCACGAATTAATTGGTAAACCATTTATACGTgcaaaataatagtacaacattaaatcataattttgacagATTGTTATCCCAATATAATTTCGGCTTCCTTGATCCACTTCCATTCTTAACCGTGCAATCGTCCAGCGGAgatttagtatatatacagGTCTCTACACGCTATACGGTTAGAATTAGTCTACCATCTCAGATCACCGGACTTAGCTTAGTCGTTGGGCCGCACCCTAACATCGCCGCTTGTATTCTAAGTCTGGATCCcagtcttaaattaaataaatttctcgGGCAGAGTCATTATACTATGTCctcaaatttataaagtattgttaaacattaaattacagTTCTATTTTCTTAacctaataaactatatattatactaactcaAATTGATGTGTTCAACTTGTTACTTATCCCGAACTCCATCCACTTACGTACGACCGACAAGCGTTCCagagatatattaaatttatatatatatatgtgtgtgacgCGTGCATTGCCAGCAGCACCTGAGGTCAGTCACTGCCAGTTCATTACAGTAGTCTTGTTTGgaagtaaacaaaatataatggaatttaattttcgtttttaagaCCATGGATAGTGaacatttatgtaaaaaaacgagccgaatatttaaatgtccCGTCCATGTATAATGTCTCGATTTCTTTtaggaataaaatgtttgaggtacatgaaaatataatgatattattctatttgtcatttacaaataaaaaaggcCCACCTTCCTTAGTTTATAAgtgcatttttttcaatgataaatgtatttcttCTAAATTCATGGGACACACTGGCATGCACGTAGCTTGAGGGTGGCCTGGGGTTATTTAACCTACGTCACAAGACCCCCCACGCCTATACCGACCCACCCTACGTCACAAGACCCCCAGCCCCTTCCCCCCAATACCGTACCACCCGACGTCACAAGACCCCTGAGCCCCCCCCCCCACCACCATACACTACGTATACGGAGCACCGCCGCCCATACCGCGTCACTGTCGCCCCGCCCATCACACTATTATCATGTCCTATTATCGCCGTCGTCGACGGTGGCGCCATCTGTCCGTACATTTAGCTGACGCGGTTCTTCCGCCCCGTATCAGCTGCTAAATATGATATGTGTTATCACGCTATCATGTTATCTTCGACGGTGGCGCCATCTATCCGTACATGCGACTGACGCGGTTTTTTCGCCTCGCATCCGTACGATATCTCCATGTTATCACGTTATCCCCCCGCCACTTGCACCGTATTTCGTGAATaggttaagtttaaataattacgcgGATTTTCGGGCCAGctaagtacaataattattttaaacaaatcagTAACACTCTATTCGCTTAACGTGTAACAAGTGAGTTTCATTCTAAAGGACAAAAAATGACAGGCAAAATTGAAACTATCTTTGTGGCTAGCGGCAAACGCgcgagaaaaaatatacaacattcGTTAATAGTGCAACCGCCTAACGATTTAACCGACTCCACAAACTTCGTCATAGACTTTACGGGACGGAAATCCATAAACATCGGACTTGACGCCGCGAAAGTTTTCAACGTGACCGTACAGATTATAACCCCATCGCTACATGTATGCATAACAAGTGTTTTTCTGCAACGAATTTTCTCCTTAATGCCGTACATTCTCTCGAATATATCTGACCCGGCGGTTAAAAGCCGCGATAGACTTTTTCTCAAAGACGAAAATAACACGCTGTCCAGAACTACTTATCGCGGTGAAAGGATGCTAGCCGTCGAATCGCACTTACAACAAGGATGTCGCGTGGTGTTGAGCGGGAGTGAtctattaagaatattaagaaTCTCGCGCAAATTTAACGTCACGCGATGTGCAGTTATGGTTCAGATCGATCAGATAGCTACTTATC from the Aphis gossypii isolate Hap1 unplaced genomic scaffold, ASM2018417v2 Contig00570, whole genome shotgun sequence genome contains:
- the LOC126554651 gene encoding uncharacterized protein LOC126554651, giving the protein MTGKIETIFVASGKRARKNIQHSLIVQPPNDLTDSTNFVIDFTGRKSINIGLDAAKVFNVTVQIITPSLHVCITSVFLQRIFSLMPYILSNISDPAVKSRDRLFLKDENNTLSRTTYRGERMLAVESHLQQGCRVVLSGSDLLRILRISRKFNVTRCAVMVQIDQIATYLSTNVYADKSSTAEEISTATHNIHPDLHVLNIFPNSENSLVNQIKLYANKQLAMCWATNIQNNGIDYIPSNDGAGDIEELVGFHENEGQAMYTY